Proteins encoded by one window of Arachis hypogaea cultivar Tifrunner chromosome 1, arahy.Tifrunner.gnm2.J5K5, whole genome shotgun sequence:
- the LOC112750560 gene encoding uncharacterized protein has translation MLISQYTFPKKDCIGAIDETHSRLKVPRVDAPRFRGRKDHPTQNVLAACGFDIKFTYVLSGWEGTTSDSRILKDALSREYPLRISEGKFYLGDAGFMLKPGILTPYRGVRYHLKEYSLREPQNPKELFNHRHSSLRNVIERCFGVLKKRFPIIAGDTEPYYSFETMRDIFLACCILYNFLMGVDVDQSIIDEVDRELLQERNIDRSQPIQQRDEEYRHAALLRDNIAIEM, from the exons ATGTTAATAAGTCAATATACTTTCCCAAAAAAGGATTGCATTGGAGCCATAGATGAAACTCATAGTCGTTTGAAGGTACCAAGGGTGGACGCCCCTCGTTTTCGCGGACGAAAAGATCACCCAACACAAAATGTTTTAGCGGCCTGtggttttgatataaaatttacttATGTGTTGTCCGGTTGGGAAGGAACTACCTCTGACTCAAGAATATTGAAAGATGCTTTAAGTAGGGAATATCCACTTCGAATTTCCGAAG GAAAATTTTATCTAGGCGATGCTGGATTCATGCTGAAGCCTGGGATACTTACACCATATAGAGGTGTTCGGTATCACCTGAAAGAGTATTCACTACGTGAGCCACAAAATCCTAAAGAACTATTCAACCACCGGCATTCTTCATTAAGAAATGTCATTGAAAGATGTTTTGGAGTTCTAAAGAAAAGATTCCCAATTATAGCTGGCGACACTGAACCATATTATTCATTTGAAACTATGAGAGATATTTTTTTGGCATGTTGTATACTGTATAACTTTTTGATGGGTGTTGATGTTGATCAATCTATAATTGATGAGGTTGATAGAGAATTGCTACAAGAACGCAATATAGATAGATCACAACCAATTCAACAACGTGATGAGGAATATAGGCATGCAGCATTATTACGAGATAACATTGCGATTGAAATGTAG